A single region of the Paludibacter jiangxiensis genome encodes:
- a CDS encoding DUF2156 domain-containing protein — translation MLSFRPVTLSDKELINSYLKQQHTRLFTYSFEVLFLWRNVYDFQIAEFDNHLLIKTYVDGCHYFLFPVGNDDLIPTLEAMLDHSFCLDCAPVIGQITPENKEVMERLMPGKFKFIPSRNEYEYLYESEKLATLSGKALQPKRNHINFVEKNYSWQFEPITPENIGECIAFNDAWDYHYNDNPESKRFIENKAINDYFLYYDKMPLDGGCIRLDGKVAGISVGTPLNDEVYLCLFEKASHIYRGSYTLINREMIRHYATGYKYVNRAEDGGVEGLRQAKMSYNPAILQEVFLAELAEQ, via the coding sequence ATGCTTTCATTCAGACCGGTAACTTTATCGGACAAAGAATTAATAAATAGCTATTTAAAGCAACAACATACACGGCTTTTCACCTACTCGTTTGAGGTGCTTTTTCTGTGGAGGAATGTCTACGATTTTCAGATTGCCGAATTCGACAATCATCTGTTAATCAAGACGTATGTCGACGGGTGTCACTATTTCCTGTTTCCAGTTGGTAACGACGATTTGATTCCTACCCTTGAGGCGATGCTCGACCACTCTTTTTGCCTCGATTGCGCTCCGGTGATCGGCCAAATTACTCCCGAGAACAAGGAAGTGATGGAGCGGCTGATGCCGGGTAAGTTCAAATTCATTCCTTCGCGCAACGAATACGAATATCTTTATGAGTCGGAAAAACTGGCGACGCTGAGCGGTAAAGCCTTGCAGCCGAAGCGAAATCACATCAACTTCGTAGAAAAGAACTACTCGTGGCAGTTTGAGCCTATTACTCCGGAAAATATCGGCGAGTGCATTGCGTTCAACGACGCCTGGGATTATCACTACAATGACAATCCCGAGTCGAAGCGTTTTATTGAAAACAAAGCCATCAACGATTATTTTCTCTATTATGACAAAATGCCACTCGATGGCGGCTGCATCCGTTTGGATGGCAAAGTGGCCGGTATTTCTGTCGGGACTCCACTCAACGATGAGGTCTACCTTTGCCTTTTTGAAAAGGCATCACACATTTATCGTGGATCTTATACGTTGATAAACAGAGAAATGATTCGTCATTACGCCACCGGATACAAATATGTGAACCGGGCGGAGGATGGCGGCGTGGAGGGTTTGCGTCAGGCAAAAATGTCGTACAATCCGGCCATTTTGCAGGAAGTCTTTCTGGCCGAACTGGCCGAACAATAA
- a CDS encoding S41 family peptidase, producing MLKKTFILLFCLMTVGALWAQNPAKWLRYPAISPDGSKIAFSYQGDIYVVDSQGGNARQLTSNPAHDYHPVWSPDGSKLAFASNRKGNFDVYLMDADGGNPTRLTTHSSNEIPFCFTPDGKEVIYSGLIQDPAASLTFRSYGELYKVSVKGGRPDQVFAVPADEATMSQDGKFIYYNDIKGVENRWRKHHTSSVVRDIWMFDTQNKKYTKLTTTNGESRTPVLSPDGKTVYFLGERGGSFNGFKFAVADPKNVTPVTSFKKDPLRFLSASRNGTLCYTFQGEIYTQQANGKPQKISVNVKRDDSAEETEVLKSGKEASEAVVSSDGKQMAFIFRGDVFVSSVDYGTTKQITNTPEQERQVNFSSDGKKLVYSGERNGSWNLYVASIADPKEPNFPNATIINEECLYSTPRNAMYPKFSPDGKEIAFYENRCELKIITLADKKVRQITDGKTTFSSSDGDLDFNWSPDGKWITFDYTPNKHWPYNDIGIVSTKGGEPIIDLVASGYTNRNPKFVMGGDAILFFCDRYGMRSHASWGSLDDAFLVFLNKEAHDKFKLSKEEAELLKDSTDKKKEDDKKAEDADKKEDKKADAKEKKAKEIKLELDNIEDRIERVTINSSKMGDAVISKDGEKIYYLSAFENGYDLWTNELRKQETKLMMKLNAKEATLAFDKDEKNLFVLSPVAPQKITLAGEKKTPIAYNAQKVLDRPAERQYMFDHVVKQVREKIFREDIFGVDWNYYTKEYAQYLPYINNNFDFEELLSELLGELNVSHTGGRYYPRAEGGDETAELGLFFDWNYKGDGLQVTEVLEKGPFNKATSKVKEGVILEKINEQQISKGEDYFPMLNLLADKNVKVSFYNPSTKERWNETVKPVTRTKYNDMLYDRWVKRNAELVDKLSKGRLGYVHLQAMNDGSFREIYNDLLGKYNDRDGIVIDTRYNGGGRLHEDIEVLFSGKKYFSQVLRGKEACDMPSRRWNKPSIMLVCEANYSNAHGTPYVYKHVGIGDLVGMPVPGTMSSVWWETLQDKTLIFGIPIVGMRDNDGNYLENMQQEVDYKVAQRPELIQQGEDEQIEKAVEVLLKQVDSKQK from the coding sequence ATGCTAAAGAAAACCTTTATTCTGCTATTTTGTTTGATGACGGTCGGTGCTTTATGGGCACAAAATCCGGCCAAGTGGTTGCGTTATCCGGCTATTTCTCCTGACGGAAGCAAAATCGCATTCTCCTATCAGGGTGATATTTATGTGGTTGATAGCCAGGGCGGCAATGCCCGTCAGCTGACCAGTAATCCGGCTCACGACTACCATCCCGTGTGGTCGCCCGACGGTAGCAAACTGGCTTTTGCTTCTAACCGTAAAGGCAACTTCGATGTTTACCTGATGGATGCCGATGGTGGTAATCCCACTCGTCTGACAACTCATTCGTCCAACGAAATTCCCTTTTGTTTTACTCCCGACGGCAAAGAAGTTATCTACAGCGGATTGATTCAGGATCCGGCCGCCAGTCTTACCTTTCGCAGCTACGGCGAGTTGTACAAAGTCTCCGTTAAAGGCGGTCGTCCCGATCAGGTTTTCGCGGTGCCTGCCGATGAGGCAACAATGAGCCAGGATGGAAAATTCATCTATTACAACGATATCAAAGGTGTTGAAAACCGCTGGAGAAAGCACCACACCTCGTCGGTCGTGCGTGATATCTGGATGTTTGACACCCAAAATAAAAAATACACCAAACTGACCACCACCAACGGCGAAAGCCGTACTCCGGTACTTTCGCCCGACGGCAAAACTGTCTATTTTTTGGGTGAACGGGGCGGGAGCTTCAACGGATTCAAATTCGCGGTTGCCGATCCGAAAAACGTGACTCCGGTTACATCGTTCAAGAAAGATCCGCTGCGATTCCTCTCGGCTTCGCGTAACGGAACGCTGTGCTATACATTCCAGGGAGAGATTTATACGCAGCAGGCAAATGGTAAACCGCAAAAGATCAGTGTCAACGTAAAACGCGACGATTCTGCCGAAGAAACGGAAGTGCTCAAATCGGGGAAGGAAGCCTCCGAAGCTGTGGTTTCGTCCGACGGCAAGCAGATGGCCTTTATCTTCCGTGGCGATGTCTTTGTCTCATCGGTAGATTACGGGACCACCAAGCAAATCACCAACACCCCCGAACAGGAACGTCAGGTGAATTTTAGCTCTGATGGCAAGAAATTGGTTTACTCGGGAGAACGCAACGGCAGCTGGAACCTCTACGTGGCATCCATCGCCGACCCGAAAGAGCCAAACTTCCCGAATGCAACCATCATCAATGAGGAGTGTCTCTACAGCACGCCCCGCAATGCGATGTATCCCAAATTTTCACCCGACGGCAAGGAGATTGCTTTTTACGAAAACCGTTGCGAGTTGAAAATCATTACGCTGGCCGATAAAAAAGTGCGCCAGATCACCGACGGCAAAACCACCTTCTCGAGTTCCGACGGCGATCTCGATTTCAACTGGTCGCCCGACGGCAAATGGATCACATTCGACTACACGCCGAATAAACACTGGCCTTACAACGATATAGGTATCGTGAGCACCAAGGGCGGCGAACCTATTATCGACCTGGTGGCGAGTGGCTATACCAACCGTAATCCGAAATTTGTGATGGGCGGCGACGCCATTCTCTTCTTCTGCGACCGCTACGGAATGCGCAGTCACGCTTCGTGGGGCTCGCTCGACGATGCTTTTCTGGTCTTTCTGAACAAAGAGGCGCATGACAAGTTCAAACTCTCGAAAGAGGAGGCTGAACTGTTGAAGGATAGTACGGATAAGAAAAAAGAAGACGACAAAAAGGCAGAGGATGCCGATAAAAAAGAGGACAAAAAAGCCGATGCCAAAGAGAAGAAGGCGAAGGAGATCAAACTGGAACTCGATAACATTGAGGATCGCATCGAGCGGGTAACCATCAACTCGTCGAAAATGGGCGATGCCGTTATTTCGAAGGATGGCGAAAAAATCTATTACCTCTCTGCTTTTGAAAACGGATACGACCTATGGACAAACGAGTTGCGCAAGCAGGAGACCAAACTGATGATGAAACTCAATGCCAAAGAGGCAACGCTCGCTTTCGACAAAGACGAGAAAAATCTCTTTGTGCTCTCGCCTGTTGCGCCGCAAAAAATTACGCTGGCTGGCGAAAAGAAGACTCCGATTGCCTACAACGCGCAAAAGGTGCTCGATCGTCCTGCCGAACGCCAGTATATGTTCGACCACGTTGTGAAACAGGTGCGCGAGAAGATTTTCCGTGAAGATATTTTCGGTGTCGATTGGAATTACTATACCAAGGAATATGCGCAATATCTGCCGTATATCAACAACAATTTTGATTTTGAAGAGCTGTTGAGCGAACTGTTGGGCGAACTCAACGTGTCGCACACCGGTGGACGTTACTATCCGCGTGCCGAAGGAGGTGACGAAACGGCAGAACTGGGTCTTTTCTTCGACTGGAACTACAAGGGCGATGGACTGCAGGTGACCGAAGTGCTCGAAAAAGGCCCGTTTAATAAGGCAACATCCAAAGTGAAAGAGGGTGTTATTCTTGAAAAGATCAACGAACAGCAGATCAGTAAAGGCGAAGATTATTTCCCGATGCTTAACCTGTTAGCCGACAAAAACGTCAAGGTATCGTTCTACAACCCATCGACCAAAGAACGTTGGAACGAGACCGTAAAACCGGTTACCCGTACCAAATACAACGATATGCTCTACGATCGCTGGGTGAAACGCAACGCCGAACTGGTTGATAAACTCTCGAAAGGGCGTTTGGGTTATGTGCATTTGCAGGCAATGAACGACGGTAGTTTCCGCGAAATCTATAATGACCTGCTCGGTAAATACAACGATCGTGACGGTATCGTGATCGACACCCGTTACAATGGCGGTGGCCGCTTGCACGAAGACATCGAGGTGCTTTTCAGTGGTAAAAAATATTTCTCGCAGGTGTTGCGCGGCAAAGAGGCCTGCGACATGCCGAGCCGTCGCTGGAACAAACCATCGATCATGCTGGTTTGCGAAGCCAACTACTCCAATGCGCACGGAACGCCTTATGTGTACAAACACGTAGGAATCGGTGATTTGGTGGGAATGCCCGTGCCGGGAACCATGAGCAGTGTGTGGTGGGAAACCCTGCAGGATAAAACCCTGATCTTCGGGATTCCTATCGTTGGAATGCGCGACAATGACGGCAACTATCTGGAAAATATGCAGCAGGAGGTCGACTACAAAGTGGCTCAACGTCCCGAGCTGATTCAGCAGGGCGAAGACGAACAGATTGAAAAAGCAGTGGAAGTATTGCTGAAACAGGTGGACAGTAAGCAGAAATAA
- a CDS encoding MFS transporter — MTPIDNPNRSLSRFQVMLMAVAAGISVANIYYNQPILKDISTTFGCTEAQAGLTSMLAQIGYGLGLFFITPLGDKVNKKSLIVNLLALLFLSLLLMIFAASILQVWVLSVLIGILSVAVQVILPMAAGLDSVNRGKTVGTIFTGILIGILAARVFSGAIAEWLSWRWVYGFSAGLVLLVTLLLKTYLPEVETPFKGSYLKLLGSALSMLPRYPLLRKVALMGAFQFGIFCSFWTTLTFHLSGAPFRFHTDTIGLFGLVAIAGALMAPLFGKQSDRGNTNRVQLYAITMMIAAVLLMLFFDQSVIMLVAAVLLLDIGAQAMQVTNVALVYTLDESSHSRINTIYMTTFFTGGALGTFVGLLCWQAGGWLWVSLQMLTWAVMILLILIGFRSKTR; from the coding sequence ATGACTCCAATCGACAACCCAAACAGATCTCTTTCCCGCTTTCAGGTAATGCTGATGGCGGTGGCAGCCGGCATTTCGGTTGCCAATATCTATTACAACCAACCCATTCTGAAAGATATTTCGACCACCTTCGGATGCACCGAAGCGCAGGCCGGACTCACCTCCATGCTGGCGCAAATCGGTTACGGGCTCGGACTCTTCTTTATCACTCCGCTGGGCGACAAGGTGAACAAAAAATCACTGATCGTAAACCTGTTGGCACTGTTATTTCTCTCGTTGTTGCTGATGATTTTCGCGGCCAGCATCCTACAGGTGTGGGTACTCAGCGTACTTATCGGCATCCTGTCAGTGGCCGTGCAGGTGATTCTGCCCATGGCGGCCGGTCTCGACAGCGTCAACCGGGGCAAAACGGTAGGCACTATTTTTACGGGCATCCTCATCGGCATCCTTGCCGCGCGGGTGTTTAGCGGCGCCATTGCCGAATGGCTCTCGTGGCGTTGGGTCTATGGCTTTTCGGCCGGTCTGGTGTTGTTGGTTACCCTGCTGCTCAAAACCTACCTGCCCGAAGTAGAAACTCCGTTCAAGGGCAGTTACCTTAAATTGCTTGGCTCGGCGCTCAGCATGTTGCCCCGCTATCCGCTGCTGCGCAAGGTGGCCCTGATGGGCGCTTTCCAGTTCGGCATCTTCTGCTCCTTCTGGACCACCCTCACCTTTCACCTCAGCGGGGCACCGTTTCGTTTCCACACAGACACCATCGGCCTCTTCGGACTGGTGGCCATTGCAGGGGCATTGATGGCGCCGCTTTTCGGGAAGCAGTCCGACCGGGGAAACACCAACCGTGTGCAGCTCTACGCCATCACGATGATGATTGCCGCCGTGCTACTGATGCTCTTTTTCGACCAGTCGGTGATTATGCTGGTGGCTGCCGTGCTGCTGCTCGACATCGGGGCGCAGGCCATGCAGGTGACCAATGTGGCGCTGGTCTACACCCTCGACGAGTCGTCGCATAGCCGCATCAACACCATCTACATGACCACCTTTTTCACCGGTGGCGCGCTTGGCACCTTCGTGGGACTGCTCTGCTGGCAGGCCGGTGGCTGGCTCTGGGTATCGCTGCAAATGCTCACCTGGGCGGTAATGATCCTGCTGATTCTGATTGGATTCCGATCAAAAACGCGTTGA
- a CDS encoding pyridoxal phosphate-dependent aminotransferase, with product MFLNPDAEQMTPFIVMEVLERASELEKQGISIIHMEVGEPDFDVPQCVAQAAEKAQQNGKTHYTHSLGDLALREAICRFYKKEYGVTISPDRVLVTSGSSPAILMVLMAICNAGDEVIMTNPGYPCYRNFALACRAVPVDVEVRAETGFQYEAESLQKAITSRTRTLFFNSPMNPSGTLADESVFRMLAQLLFPVISDEIYHGLVYNGRARSILEFTDNAFVVNGFSKRFAMTGLRLGYVIAPQEYMRTLQILQQNLFICAPSTAQAAGVAALEKSDADVVKMRAVYDERRRFMIGRLREIGFEIKVEPQGAFYVLADARKFTSDSYKFAFDVLENAHVGITPGVDFGTKGEGFVRFSYANSLENIAEGLNRLERYLQEKRV from the coding sequence ATGTTTCTGAATCCCGATGCCGAACAGATGACCCCTTTTATTGTGATGGAGGTGCTGGAACGGGCATCCGAACTTGAAAAACAGGGTATTTCTATTATCCACATGGAGGTGGGTGAACCCGATTTCGATGTCCCTCAATGTGTTGCCCAAGCTGCTGAAAAGGCGCAACAGAACGGTAAAACTCACTATACCCATTCGCTTGGCGATCTTGCTTTACGCGAAGCCATCTGCCGTTTTTACAAAAAGGAGTACGGCGTAACCATTTCACCCGACCGTGTATTAGTAACTTCGGGCAGTTCGCCTGCTATCCTGATGGTTTTGATGGCCATCTGTAATGCCGGCGATGAGGTGATTATGACCAATCCCGGATATCCCTGCTACCGCAATTTTGCACTGGCCTGTCGGGCCGTTCCTGTCGATGTGGAGGTACGTGCCGAAACGGGTTTTCAGTACGAAGCCGAATCGTTGCAAAAAGCCATCACATCCCGCACCCGGACGCTCTTTTTCAATTCGCCCATGAACCCTTCGGGGACGCTTGCCGACGAATCGGTTTTCCGAATGCTTGCACAATTGCTGTTCCCGGTTATCTCCGACGAGATTTATCACGGTCTGGTTTACAACGGGCGGGCACGCTCCATCCTGGAGTTTACCGACAATGCCTTCGTGGTGAACGGTTTTTCCAAACGTTTTGCCATGACCGGTCTGCGTTTGGGTTACGTGATTGCACCGCAGGAGTATATGCGTACTCTGCAAATTCTTCAGCAAAACCTTTTTATCTGCGCCCCTTCTACGGCTCAGGCGGCCGGTGTTGCCGCGCTCGAAAAGTCTGACGCGGATGTGGTGAAAATGAGAGCAGTGTATGACGAACGTCGCCGGTTTATGATCGGCCGTTTGCGTGAAATTGGCTTTGAGATAAAGGTTGAGCCTCAGGGAGCTTTCTACGTGCTGGCCGATGCCCGCAAGTTCACCTCCGATTCGTACAAATTTGCTTTCGATGTGCTCGAAAATGCGCATGTCGGCATCACCCCCGGAGTTGACTTCGGAACCAAGGGAGAGGGATTCGTTCGCTTTTCGTATGCCAACTCGTTGGAGAATATTGCGGAAGGCTTAAATCGGTTGGAACGATATTTGCAGGAGAAGAGGGTGTAA
- a CDS encoding AbiJ-NTD4 domain-containing protein: MRFSQRIGKKDVRQVLQTDSIDQILENKLWNNILNDFINKIEDHAYSYQKSKRAEVFIYIWENFFELKSDEIPSYTDGDVYTEGMTEYIKKWFLNAEWYEKYDLIEFLSDLSNPLRLDFTTKVNYTLKRELAGYTIIQNKIIQITAEQEISAIENALKNGSKYKSVETHLSQALEHLSNRENPDYRNSIKESISAVEAYCAILTNDSKSTLGKALNQIEKTHKIHTALKSSFSALYGYTSDSGGIRHSLLEDDINVEIEDAKFMLVSCSAFINYLKSKE; encoded by the coding sequence ATGCGATTTTCACAGAGAATAGGGAAAAAAGATGTTCGGCAAGTATTGCAAACTGATAGTATTGACCAAATTCTTGAGAATAAACTTTGGAATAATATATTAAACGACTTCATAAATAAGATAGAAGACCACGCTTACTCGTACCAGAAATCCAAAAGAGCTGAAGTCTTCATATATATTTGGGAGAATTTTTTTGAATTAAAATCAGATGAAATACCTTCTTACACAGACGGTGATGTTTATACAGAAGGGATGACAGAGTATATTAAAAAATGGTTCCTTAATGCTGAATGGTATGAAAAGTATGATTTAATAGAATTTTTATCAGATTTATCAAATCCCTTAAGGCTAGATTTCACCACTAAAGTAAATTATACTTTAAAAAGAGAATTGGCTGGCTATACAATTATTCAAAATAAAATTATTCAAATAACAGCTGAACAAGAAATAAGTGCAATTGAAAATGCTTTAAAAAACGGTTCTAAATATAAGTCTGTAGAAACTCATTTAAGTCAAGCCTTGGAACATTTGTCCAATAGAGAAAATCCAGACTACCGTAATTCAATAAAAGAATCGATTTCTGCTGTTGAAGCATATTGTGCTATTTTGACCAATGATTCAAAATCGACATTAGGAAAAGCTTTAAATCAAATTGAAAAAACTCATAAAATACATACGGCTTTGAAATCGTCATTTTCTGCTTTGTATGGTTATACAAGTGACTCAGGAGGTATTAGACATTCACTCTTAGAAGACGATATAAATGTTGAGATAGAAGATGCAAAATTTATGTTAGTTTCTTGTTCTGCGTTTATAAATTATTTAAAGTCTAAAGAATAA
- a CDS encoding phenylalanine--tRNA ligase subunit alpha, producing the protein MIDKINQLKAEVESLTAATHEKAEELRIKYLSKKGEITSLFNAFREVPNDQKRQVGQLLNELKEAATAKINELKESLENSASAGSETDLTRSADPILLGTRHPLSIVKNEIVDIFARIGFTIAEGPEVEDDWHVFGALNFPPEHPARDMQDTFFIEKDPDVLLRTHTSSVQSRVMLNQQPPIRVICPGRVYRNEAISYRAHCFFHQVEGLYIDKNVSFADLKQALLYFAKEMFGEDTKIRLRPSYFPFTEPSAEMDISCNLCHGEGCPFCKYTGWVEILGCGMVDPNVLEACGIDSKVYSGYAFGMGIERITNLKYQVKDLRMFSENDVRFLRQFESAN; encoded by the coding sequence ATGATTGATAAGATAAACCAGCTGAAGGCCGAAGTGGAAAGCCTGACAGCCGCCACACATGAAAAAGCGGAAGAATTACGTATAAAATACCTCAGCAAAAAGGGAGAAATCACCTCTTTGTTCAATGCATTTCGTGAAGTACCAAACGACCAGAAACGTCAGGTGGGCCAGTTGCTTAACGAGTTGAAAGAGGCCGCCACTGCTAAGATCAACGAACTGAAAGAGTCGCTCGAAAACAGCGCTTCTGCCGGTAGCGAAACCGACCTGACACGTTCGGCCGATCCTATTCTGTTGGGAACACGCCATCCGCTCTCTATCGTTAAAAACGAAATCGTCGATATTTTTGCCCGCATCGGTTTCACCATTGCCGAAGGTCCCGAAGTAGAAGACGACTGGCACGTTTTCGGTGCACTCAACTTCCCGCCCGAACATCCGGCCCGCGATATGCAGGATACCTTCTTTATCGAAAAAGATCCCGATGTATTGCTCCGTACCCACACTTCGTCGGTACAGTCGCGTGTAATGCTCAACCAGCAACCACCGATCCGCGTTATTTGCCCGGGTCGTGTTTATCGTAACGAAGCCATTTCTTATCGTGCACACTGCTTCTTCCATCAGGTGGAAGGCCTTTATATCGACAAAAACGTATCGTTTGCCGACCTGAAACAGGCATTGCTTTACTTTGCCAAAGAGATGTTCGGCGAAGATACCAAAATCCGTTTGCGTCCGTCCTATTTCCCGTTCACCGAACCATCGGCCGAAATGGATATTTCCTGCAATCTTTGCCACGGAGAAGGTTGTCCCTTCTGTAAATATACCGGTTGGGTAGAAATCCTCGGTTGCGGCATGGTAGATCCGAACGTTTTGGAAGCTTGCGGTATCGATAGCAAGGTTTATTCCGGCTACGCTTTCGGGATGGGTATTGAACGTATCACCAACCTGAAGTACCAGGTGAAAGACCTGCGGATGTTCTCCGAAAACGATGTCAGGTTCTTACGGCAGTTCGAGTCGGCAAACTAA
- a CDS encoding MFS transporter, whose translation MNPKKLFSNEAFDVLKIDNVRYFLTYRFVMTCATMMQSIVIGWQVYSLTKNVLLLGVIGLVEAVPQVGIALFAGHFADIWDRKKIIQYTTILLLVGAGILLAYSVPELDCYTRFGIFPMFITIFLTGFVRGVLMPAHTAFLGQIVPRDKLTSAATWNSTNWQLAAVIGPAFGGLLYGFSGVVPAYSGVFILYAFAIYLISRVKSQRVAPVINTDENIFERISVGVRYVFKNQVLLGAFSLDMFAVLFGDAVALLPVFASDILKTGPEGLGVLRAAPAVGAILMSVYLAFNPPVNRSGRKLLWCVAGFGLAIIAFALSRNFYLSAFLLLLSGSFDNMSVVVRGSILQLYTPDEVRGRVAAVNSIFIGSSNEIGTFESGLTAKYMGTIPSVIFGGCMTLLIVGIASRKAPKLRKLELKDAV comes from the coding sequence ATGAATCCAAAGAAACTCTTTTCCAACGAAGCATTTGATGTGCTGAAGATCGATAACGTTCGTTACTTTCTGACCTATCGGTTTGTGATGACCTGTGCCACCATGATGCAGTCGATTGTGATCGGTTGGCAGGTATACAGCCTGACGAAAAATGTGCTGTTGCTGGGCGTCATTGGTTTGGTAGAGGCAGTACCACAGGTTGGTATCGCCTTGTTTGCAGGCCATTTTGCAGATATCTGGGACCGGAAGAAAATCATACAATATACGACTATTCTCTTGCTGGTAGGAGCCGGTATTCTGTTGGCATACAGTGTTCCGGAACTCGATTGCTACACCCGCTTCGGTATCTTCCCCATGTTTATCACTATTTTCCTCACTGGTTTTGTGCGGGGAGTGCTAATGCCGGCACACACTGCTTTTCTTGGGCAAATTGTTCCGAGGGATAAGCTGACCAGCGCGGCAACCTGGAACAGTACCAACTGGCAATTGGCGGCCGTTATCGGACCTGCTTTCGGAGGTTTGCTGTACGGATTTTCAGGGGTTGTTCCGGCCTATTCGGGGGTATTTATCCTGTATGCCTTTGCAATCTATCTCATTAGCCGCGTGAAGAGTCAAAGAGTTGCTCCTGTCATCAATACCGACGAAAACATCTTTGAGCGCATCAGCGTTGGGGTTCGGTATGTATTCAAAAACCAGGTTCTTCTTGGCGCTTTCAGTCTCGATATGTTTGCCGTACTGTTTGGCGATGCGGTGGCGCTGTTGCCGGTTTTTGCTTCCGATATTCTGAAAACGGGACCCGAAGGGCTCGGTGTTTTGCGTGCGGCTCCGGCAGTGGGCGCCATCCTGATGTCGGTTTATCTGGCCTTCAATCCACCGGTCAACCGTTCGGGACGTAAACTGCTCTGGTGCGTAGCAGGGTTCGGTTTGGCGATTATTGCTTTCGCACTCTCCCGGAACTTCTATTTATCGGCATTTCTGTTGCTCTTGAGCGGTTCGTTCGACAATATGAGCGTGGTAGTGCGCGGCAGCATTCTTCAGCTCTATACTCCCGATGAGGTTCGCGGGCGCGTGGCGGCGGTCAACAGTATCTTTATTGGCTCTTCCAACGAAATTGGTACCTTCGAATCGGGGCTGACTGCAAAATACATGGGAACGATCCCCTCCGTTATTTTCGGGGGCTGCATGACATTACTTATTGTGGGCATTGCTTCCCGTAAAGCGCCTAAACTGCGGAAGCTGGAATTGAAAGATGCAGTCTGA
- a CDS encoding aldo/keto reductase encodes MQYKQFGNTGLMVSELCLGTMTFGGKGYWTAIGTLPQDEVNALVKQAVDAGINFIDTANVYSLGLSEEMTGQAIRELGLKRDDLVIATKVCGMMGEGPNEAGLSRKHILQQADESRKRLNMDYIDLYQIHGFDPLTPFEETLEALDVLVKSGKVRYIGCSNLAAWQIMKSLGISAQNRLAKYVSLQAYYTIAGRDLERELVPLLLDQKMGLMVWSPLAGGFLSGKYSRNASTEEGRRVNFDFPPINKEKAFDIIDVMQEMAASKGVSVAQIALAWLLHQPVVTSVIVGAKKPEQLAENLKAVEVKLTDDELSRLDEVSKLAPEYPGWMIERQSRYRE; translated from the coding sequence ATGCAATACAAACAATTTGGAAATACAGGACTGATGGTGTCCGAACTTTGCCTCGGCACGATGACTTTCGGAGGAAAAGGCTACTGGACAGCCATTGGAACGCTGCCTCAGGATGAAGTGAATGCACTGGTGAAACAGGCTGTCGATGCCGGTATTAACTTTATTGATACGGCCAACGTGTACAGCCTCGGATTGAGCGAAGAGATGACCGGACAGGCCATCCGCGAGCTTGGACTGAAACGCGACGATCTGGTAATCGCCACCAAAGTGTGCGGCATGATGGGCGAGGGACCTAACGAAGCGGGATTGAGCCGGAAACATATCCTGCAACAGGCCGACGAGAGCCGGAAACGTCTTAACATGGACTACATCGACCTGTATCAGATTCACGGCTTCGATCCGTTGACCCCGTTTGAAGAGACACTGGAAGCACTCGACGTATTGGTGAAAAGTGGCAAGGTGCGTTACATCGGTTGCTCCAACTTGGCGGCCTGGCAAATTATGAAATCGCTGGGCATTTCGGCGCAAAACCGTCTGGCAAAATATGTGTCGTTACAGGCCTATTATACCATTGCTGGTCGTGATCTGGAACGGGAACTAGTGCCGTTGCTGCTCGACCAGAAGATGGGACTGATGGTGTGGAGTCCGCTGGCAGGAGGTTTCCTGAGTGGAAAATATAGTCGCAATGCATCTACCGAAGAGGGGCGCCGCGTCAACTTCGACTTTCCTCCTATCAACAAGGAGAAAGCGTTCGATATTATCGACGTGATGCAGGAGATGGCAGCTTCGAAAGGAGTTTCTGTGGCACAAATCGCACTGGCATGGTTGCTCCACCAACCGGTTGTTACTTCGGTAATTGTGGGGGCAAAGAAACCTGAGCAATTGGCAGAAAACCTCAAAGCGGTTGAGGTAAAATTGACGGACGATGAATTAAGCCGACTGGACGAAGTAAGCAAACTGGCACCCGAATATCCCGGCTGGATGATCGAACGTCAGAGCCGGTATCGGGAATAA